In Paroedura picta isolate Pp20150507F chromosome 1, Ppicta_v3.0, whole genome shotgun sequence, the following are encoded in one genomic region:
- the SPATA24 gene encoding spermatogenesis-associated protein 24 isoform X2, whose translation MASLLVLRQLRDVIATQEALAERLRRQIAILEKNSVSRVEYEAVVKKLEKEEEEHAKTKSCLAKESEHLEFALGEIDILSKQLEREKQAFANALSNVKSKVLKESIQKDKLKSKCTEIESHIQKQEDILNSKDNEIKELHHFVNRQKQTLKKQASDFKIQKQQEYYIAKVLGEKAKKSVK comes from the exons ATGGCGTCGCTGTTGGTCTTGCGGCAGTTGCGAGACGTGATCGCGACCCAGGAGGCGCTGGCGGAGCGGCTGAGGCGGCAG ATTGCAATACTTGAGAAGAATTCTGTCAGCAGGGTGGAATATGAGGCTGTTGTGAAGAAGCTAGAG aaggaagaggaagaacatgCAAAGACCAAGAGTTGCCTGGCTAAGGAATCTGAACACCTGGAGTTTGCCCTTGGGGAGATTGATATTCTATCGAAGCAACTTGAGAGGGAGAAACAAGCGTTTGCCAATGC GCTTTCCAATGTGAAAAGCAAAGTTTTAAAGGAATCAATCCAAAAAGACAAGCTGAAAAGCAAATGCACTG AAATTGAGAGCCATATTCAGAAACAGGAGGACATTCTAAACTCCAAAGACAATGAGATAAAGGAGCTGCACCACTTTGTCAACAGACAGAAGCAAACCTTAAA aaaACAAGCGTCTGACTTCAAAATACAGAAACAACAGGAATATTATATAGCAAAAGTTCTTGGGGAAAAAGCCAAGAAGAGTGTTAAGTAA
- the SPATA24 gene encoding spermatogenesis-associated protein 24 isoform X1 produces the protein MASLLVLRQLRDVIATQEALAERLRRQIAILEKNSVSRVEYEAVVKKLEKEEEEHAKTKSCLAKESEHLEFALGEIDILSKQLEREKQAFANAYDCKMEGKCLKRVGLESCYSLKMLSNVKSKVLKESIQKDKLKSKCTEIESHIQKQEDILNSKDNEIKELHHFVNRQKQTLKKQASDFKIQKQQEYYIAKVLGEKAKKSVK, from the exons ATGGCGTCGCTGTTGGTCTTGCGGCAGTTGCGAGACGTGATCGCGACCCAGGAGGCGCTGGCGGAGCGGCTGAGGCGGCAG ATTGCAATACTTGAGAAGAATTCTGTCAGCAGGGTGGAATATGAGGCTGTTGTGAAGAAGCTAGAG aaggaagaggaagaacatgCAAAGACCAAGAGTTGCCTGGCTAAGGAATCTGAACACCTGGAGTTTGCCCTTGGGGAGATTGATATTCTATCGAAGCAACTTGAGAGGGAGAAACAAGCGTTTGCCAATGCGTATGATTGTAAAATGGAGGGGAAGTGTCTGAAAAGAGTTGGTTTAGAGAGTTGCTACTCCTTAAAAAT GCTTTCCAATGTGAAAAGCAAAGTTTTAAAGGAATCAATCCAAAAAGACAAGCTGAAAAGCAAATGCACTG AAATTGAGAGCCATATTCAGAAACAGGAGGACATTCTAAACTCCAAAGACAATGAGATAAAGGAGCTGCACCACTTTGTCAACAGACAGAAGCAAACCTTAAA aaaACAAGCGTCTGACTTCAAAATACAGAAACAACAGGAATATTATATAGCAAAAGTTCTTGGGGAAAAAGCCAAGAAGAGTGTTAAGTAA